In Rhizophagus irregularis chromosome 12, complete sequence, a single window of DNA contains:
- a CDS encoding uncharacterized protein (SECRETED:cutsite_SQA-AP; SECRETED:prob_0.9322); SECRETED:SignalP(1-19), which produces MKLNLLLAILLLLVAISQAAPIRTIEKRDEDCGSIGDIGKRHEGQSCRGGYMPSGIFNIYSVESRVEVQTGYYSKGK; this is translated from the exons atgaaattaaatttgctTCTCGCAATCCTCTTGTTACTTGTTGCTATTTCCCAAGCAGCTCCTATAAGAACTATTGAAAAAAGAGATGAAGATTGTGGGAGCATTGGGGACATTGGAAAAAGGCATGAAGGACAAAGTTGTCGTG GAGGTTACATGCCGTCAGGAATCTTTAACATTTACAGTGTGGAATCACGTGTAGAGGTGCAGACAGGCTACTACTCTAAAG GAAAATGA